Proteins encoded within one genomic window of Glycine soja cultivar W05 chromosome 1, ASM419377v2, whole genome shotgun sequence:
- the LOC114389216 gene encoding self-incompatibility protein S1-like codes for MLKSLVTITIFLMIVCAQDGLSDNTIFDGKKTVRVYNGMNDGILVYLHCRSRDNDLGQHVLAVGEYQEWSFTDNLFGTTLFWCTMDAGNVHASFEVYNAQTEEMNCSTQCNRILNNYGGYFFIQYYRYWEKRLSWHIPKTPSF; via the coding sequence ATGTTGAAGTCCCTGGTCACAATTACTATATTCTTGATGATTGTCTGTGCTCAAGATGGTCTGAGTGATAATACCATTTTTGACGGAAAGAAAACTGTGCGTGTCTATAATGGGATGAATGATGGCATTCTTGTGTATCTCCATTGTCGATCAAGGGACAATGATCTTGGCCAACATGTTCTTGCCGTTGGAGAGTATCAAGAATGGTCCTTCACAGATAACCTTTTTGGCACAACTCTTTTTTGGTGCACAATGGATGCAGGCAATGTGCATGCGAGTTTTGAAGTTTACAATGCCCAAACTGAGGAGATGAATTGTAGTACCCAATGCAATAGAATTCTAAATAACTATGGAggctatttttttattcagtaCTATCGCTACTGGGAGAAGAGATTGTCATGGCATATTCCAAAAACACcatctttttaa
- the LOC114389308 gene encoding self-incompatibility protein S1-like encodes MLKSLVTIIVFLLIVRAQDDLGDDSVFDGKKTVRVLNAMNDGILVYLHCRSRDNDLGKHVLAVGEYQQWSFRDNFLDSTLFWCKMDAGNVHARFEVYRAKIEETLCDSLCNRALTNDGAYFYDQFRGYWQKRLSWYIP; translated from the coding sequence ATGTTGAAGTCCCTGGTCACAATTATTGTATTCTTGTTGATTGTTCGTGCTCAAGATGATCTGGGTGATGATTCTGTTTTTGATGGAAAGAAAACTGTGCGTGTTTTAAATGCGATGAATGATGGCATTCTTGTGTATCTCCATTGTCGGTCGAGGGACAATGATCTTGGCAAACATGTTCTTGCCGTTGGAGAGTACCAACAATGGTCCTTCAGAGATAATTTTCTTGACTCGACTCTTTTTTGGTGCAAGATGGATGCAGGCAATGTGCATGCGCGTTTTGAAGTTTATCGTGCCAAAATTGAGGAGACGTTATGTGATTCCCTATGCAATCGAGCTCTAACAAACGATGGAGCCTATTTTTATGATCAGTTCCGTGGCTACTGGCAGAAGAGATTATCATGGTATATTCCATAA
- the LOC114389391 gene encoding protein CutA 1, chloroplastic-like, giving the protein IQTDYEELLIIKTRQSLLEALTEHVKTNHEYNVPKVISLPITGGNLKYLEWIKESTRD; this is encoded by the exons ATCCAAACTGATTATGAGGAACTTCTTATTATCAAGACTAGGCAATCCCTTCTGGAGGCATTGACAGAGCATGTCAAAACTAATCATGAATACAA TGTGCCAAAGGTGATCTCCTTACCCATCACTGGAGGCAATCTTAAATATTTAGAGTGGATTAAAGAGAGCACAAGGGACTGA